A section of the Pleurocapsa minor HA4230-MV1 genome encodes:
- a CDS encoding calcium-translocating P-type ATPase, PMCA-type, whose translation MQIPTKEVHLNNHLPYRGLTSQQVEHNRQLHGANILQPPEREPAWKLFLAKFDDPVIQILAIAAVMAIAVGIVEGDYIEGIGIIVAILLATTLAFINEYQAEKEFDVLNQVYDTIQVKVIRDRNFTTVPRQDLVVGDIIYLEQGEEVPADGVILEEVAFYIDQSKITGESEAVKKCCQAEAQDEVAETQTYPTNKVYRSTLVEGGNAFVKVTAVGDRTEIGKLAMAVAVVEDKKVTPLNLQLEKLSKLIGVIGLTFASLTFSALLLRDFFLGKYSLTIPQWYCFGLSIVSVLVALTPIWLPVIYDGLELAGKKQQVPEWLKTGGMASWLKATTIGLAILVTGFGLGYFADLLPTSFNHWLPSSFASALLQYFMVAVTIIVVAVPEGLAMSVTLSLAYSMRKMAADHNLVRQMHACETIGAATVICADKTGTLTQNQMRVKKAHFPSLDASLLPLHRDAQKLIAEAIAVNSTADLEKKPDGETLPIGNATEGALLLWLESQKLNYISYRSDFEIEAQIPFSTQNKYMGTLGLSAVTQSKVFYVKGAPELILDRCTQILTTTGLKPLTNQAAVSAKLQDYQRRGMRTLGFAYHDAPEQINNLNKLATNLIWLGFTAIEDPLRAEVPEAIANCLQGGIKVKVVTGDNLETAREIASQMGLVTDRDLHQQYACLTGQQFSQLNDEQAKIAAVELKVLARARPLDKLRLVKLLQANDEVVAVTGDGTNDAAALKQAQVGLAMGSGTAIALEASDIVLLDDSFKSIINAVIWGRSLYENIQRFILFQLTINVAALGIVFLGPFIGVAMPLTVTQMLWVNLIMDTFAALALATEPANPEVITRTPRNPAAFIITPEMLRHIAITGLSFLLILTGFLLYLDRNGEATAYELSLFFTTFVMLQFWNMFNVRCLGSNRSAFTGLIDNLGFVAIAAIILVGQILIVQFGGSVFRTVPLSLTDWIAITVITSVVLWVGELGRFFKRSGD comes from the coding sequence ATGCAAATACCAACTAAAGAAGTTCATCTCAATAATCACTTACCATATCGAGGACTGACATCTCAACAAGTAGAACATAACCGCCAACTACACGGCGCAAATATTCTCCAACCTCCTGAAAGAGAACCAGCGTGGAAACTATTTTTAGCCAAATTTGACGATCCTGTCATTCAAATTTTAGCGATCGCCGCAGTTATGGCGATCGCCGTAGGCATAGTGGAGGGAGATTACATAGAAGGTATTGGCATTATCGTAGCGATTTTGCTAGCAACTACTCTAGCCTTTATCAATGAGTACCAAGCTGAGAAAGAGTTTGACGTTCTCAATCAGGTATACGATACCATTCAGGTCAAAGTAATTCGCGATCGCAACTTTACTACTGTTCCTCGTCAAGATTTGGTAGTAGGAGATATTATCTATCTCGAACAGGGAGAAGAAGTTCCTGCTGATGGCGTTATTTTGGAAGAGGTTGCTTTTTATATCGACCAATCTAAGATTACTGGAGAATCTGAAGCGGTTAAGAAATGTTGTCAAGCCGAAGCACAAGACGAGGTAGCCGAGACACAAACTTATCCCACCAACAAAGTTTATCGCAGCACTCTAGTCGAAGGTGGAAACGCTTTTGTCAAGGTTACTGCTGTTGGCGATCGCACCGAAATTGGTAAGCTGGCAATGGCTGTAGCTGTAGTGGAAGACAAAAAAGTAACTCCTCTCAATCTTCAGTTAGAAAAACTGAGCAAATTAATTGGCGTTATCGGTTTGACATTTGCCAGTCTGACTTTTAGCGCACTATTGCTTAGAGACTTTTTCTTAGGGAAATATAGTTTAACCATTCCCCAATGGTATTGTTTTGGATTATCTATTGTCAGTGTCTTAGTTGCTTTAACTCCTATATGGCTGCCAGTTATCTACGATGGCTTGGAATTGGCTGGCAAAAAACAGCAAGTTCCAGAATGGTTAAAAACAGGTGGTATGGCAAGTTGGTTAAAAGCTACAACTATCGGACTGGCAATTTTGGTGACGGGATTTGGCTTGGGCTATTTTGCCGACTTACTGCCAACTTCTTTTAATCATTGGTTGCCAAGTTCTTTCGCCAGCGCACTGCTGCAATATTTCATGGTAGCCGTAACTATTATTGTCGTTGCCGTACCCGAAGGCTTGGCAATGAGCGTTACCCTTTCTTTGGCATACAGCATGAGAAAAATGGCTGCTGACCACAACTTAGTACGTCAAATGCACGCTTGCGAAACTATTGGCGCAGCGACAGTTATTTGTGCCGATAAAACTGGTACTCTGACTCAAAATCAAATGCGAGTCAAAAAGGCTCATTTCCCCAGTCTCGATGCTTCTCTATTACCCTTACATCGAGATGCTCAAAAATTAATTGCCGAAGCAATTGCCGTTAATAGTACCGCCGATTTAGAAAAAAAACCTGACGGGGAAACTCTTCCCATTGGTAACGCTACCGAAGGTGCATTACTACTTTGGTTGGAAAGCCAAAAGCTTAACTACATTTCCTACCGTAGTGACTTTGAAATTGAAGCACAAATACCTTTTTCAACTCAAAATAAATATATGGGTACTTTGGGCCTCTCGGCAGTTACCCAAAGCAAGGTTTTTTATGTTAAAGGTGCGCCAGAATTAATTCTCGATCGCTGTACTCAAATTTTAACTACTACAGGACTAAAACCCCTAACAAACCAAGCAGCAGTATCTGCCAAACTTCAAGACTATCAACGTCGAGGAATGCGTACTCTAGGTTTTGCCTATCACGACGCACCAGAACAGATAAATAATCTCAATAAATTAGCCACCAATTTAATCTGGTTAGGCTTTACAGCCATCGAAGACCCCTTACGTGCTGAAGTCCCAGAAGCGATCGCCAATTGTCTCCAGGGAGGCATTAAAGTTAAAGTGGTCACGGGGGATAATCTAGAAACCGCACGAGAAATTGCCAGTCAGATGGGTCTGGTAACAGATAGGGATCTACACCAACAATATGCTTGTTTGACGGGACAACAATTTAGTCAACTCAATGACGAACAAGCTAAAATTGCTGCGGTCGAATTGAAAGTGTTAGCCCGCGCCCGTCCTCTAGATAAATTACGTTTAGTTAAGCTATTACAGGCTAATGACGAAGTAGTAGCAGTAACGGGTGATGGTACAAATGATGCTGCTGCACTCAAACAAGCACAGGTAGGTCTGGCGATGGGTAGCGGTACGGCGATCGCTCTTGAAGCCAGCGATATTGTCTTATTAGACGACTCTTTCAAGAGTATTATCAATGCGGTGATTTGGGGACGGTCTCTTTACGAAAACATTCAACGATTCATTCTGTTCCAGCTAACTATTAACGTTGCTGCTTTGGGTATAGTTTTCTTAGGGCCGTTTATCGGCGTAGCCATGCCTCTAACGGTTACCCAAATGCTGTGGGTCAACTTAATTATGGATACTTTTGCTGCGCTGGCATTAGCCACCGAACCAGCCAACCCTGAAGTAATAACCAGAACTCCCCGTAATCCCGCAGCTTTTATTATTACTCCAGAAATGTTGCGTCATATTGCCATCACTGGATTGAGTTTTCTGTTGATTCTGACAGGATTCTTATTGTATCTCGACCGAAATGGAGAAGCAACGGCTTACGAACTGTCTCTGTTCTTTACTACCTTTGTGATGTTGCAGTTTTGGAATATGTTTAACGTCCGTTGTCTGGGTTCAAACCGTTCCGCCTTTACTGGCTTAATTGATAATTTAGGCTTTGTGGCGATCGCAGCTATCATTCTGGTCGGACAAATTCTCATCGTCCAGTTTGGCGGTAGCGTCTTCCGTACTGTTCCTCTATCTCTAACTGACTGGATCGCTATTACTGTAATTACTTCCGTCGTGCTTTGGGTAGGAGAGTTAGGACGTTTCTTTAAACGTTCGGGAGATTGA
- a CDS encoding Uma2 family endonuclease — translation MLISTDLPLNRDKFAQNDQILTITGATWLDYQNFDSPEYPGYRVSFFNGEITIVSPGRNHERIAAVINRLIIAYCEKYELQDFPFGQTRLNVWGQAGREPDLAYAFNSDKDLPDLVVEVIFSSGEVETLKSSYTNIGITELWIWKENEITFYSLDRDRDSYVVVQASNLLTAIESESLVKYVNRGRSESPLVIKKDFLKVI, via the coding sequence ATGCTTATTTCAACGGATTTACCCCTTAATCGCGATAAATTTGCTCAAAATGACCAAATATTGACTATTACTGGAGCTACATGGTTAGACTATCAGAATTTTGATTCACCAGAATATCCAGGTTATCGAGTTTCTTTTTTCAATGGAGAAATAACTATTGTGTCCCCTGGGCGAAATCACGAACGAATTGCTGCGGTAATTAACAGATTAATTATTGCCTATTGTGAAAAATACGAGCTTCAAGATTTTCCTTTTGGACAAACAAGACTGAATGTATGGGGACAAGCAGGAAGAGAACCCGATCTTGCTTACGCTTTTAATAGCGATAAAGATTTACCAGATTTAGTAGTAGAAGTCATATTTAGTAGTGGTGAAGTTGAAACTCTAAAATCTAGCTACACAAATATCGGCATTACTGAACTGTGGATCTGGAAAGAAAATGAAATAACTTTTTATTCTTTAGATCGCGATCGAGATAGTTATGTTGTGGTTCAAGCTAGTAACTTATTGACCGCTATAGAATCAGAATCATTGGTGAAATATGTTAATCGAGGACGAAGTGAAAGTCCGTTAGTAATCAAAAAAGATTTTCTGAAAGTTATCTAA
- a CDS encoding DUF1830 domain-containing protein, with amino-acid sequence MNINSKITRNIANELDEKTLCAYQNLSSNWQIVKITNLPNYYWERAVLPGQKIIFVTSIKAILKVFSAENITAILIDNIPCDRLKIN; translated from the coding sequence ATGAATATCAACAGTAAAATTACCCGAAATATCGCAAACGAGCTTGATGAAAAAACTCTATGTGCCTATCAAAATCTGAGTAGTAATTGGCAAATAGTTAAGATTACTAATCTACCTAACTACTATTGGGAGAGAGCTGTTTTACCTGGTCAAAAGATTATTTTTGTTACATCAATCAAAGCCATCTTAAAAGTTTTTTCGGCTGAAAATATTACTGCAATTTTAATAGATAATATTCCCTGTGATCGGCTAAAAATAAATTAA
- a CDS encoding phosphoketolase family protein — translation MTSVTQPEITKLQESLTKEELRLINAYWRAANYLSVGQIYLYDNPLLKEPLKLEHIKPRLLGHWGTTPGLNFIYVHLNRLIKNHDLNAIYVTGPGHGGPALVANTYLEGTYSEFYPNISQDAEGMKQLFKQFSFPGGIPSHVAPETPGSINEGGELGYSLSHAYGAAFDNPDLLVVCVVGDGEAETGALATAWHSNKFLNPITDGAVLPILHLNGYKIANPAILARIPHEQLKSLFVGYGYRPYFVDVEGSDPETMHSVMTQTLETVMAEIKAIQHDARHNDSTEIPQWPMIILQSPKGWTGPKEVDGKKTEGFWRSHQVPLSGMATNPEHLKQLEAWMKSYQPEELFDENGQLMPELAALAPTGDRRMGANPHANGGILLRDLKMPDFRDYAVDVPQPGNVYAEATRTMGKFLRDVMKYNQDKFRVVGPDETASNRLSALFEVTDRTWMAQTLLEDNDGGNLAQDGRVMEVLSENTCQGLLEGYLLTGRHGFFSCYEAFIHIIDSMFNQHAKWLKTTREIPWRRPIASLNYLLTSHVWRQDHNGFSHQDPGFIDHVMNKKADIIRVYLPPDANTLLSVTDHCLRSRDYVNVIVAGKQPQLQYLNMDEAIRHCTKGIGIWEWASNDRGVEPDVVMACAGDVPTLETLAATALLRQHFPELKVRVINVVNLMKLQSASEHPHGLSDKDFDILFTTNKPVIFAYHGYPWLIHRLTYRRTNHHNLHVRGYKEEGTTTTPFDMVVLNDLDRFDLVADVIDRVPKLGAAAAYAKEIIRNKLLEHKQYIRKHGEDLPEVRQWQWPYSNIDH, via the coding sequence ATGACTTCTGTAACTCAGCCTGAAATTACAAAGCTTCAAGAATCTCTAACTAAAGAAGAATTACGCCTAATAAATGCCTATTGGCGAGCAGCGAACTACCTTTCTGTAGGACAGATATATTTATATGATAATCCCCTGCTCAAAGAACCTTTAAAGCTGGAACATATTAAGCCCAGGCTGCTCGGACACTGGGGAACAACTCCAGGTCTAAACTTTATTTACGTTCACCTCAATCGTTTAATCAAAAATCATGACCTAAACGCAATTTATGTGACTGGGCCTGGTCATGGCGGGCCAGCATTGGTCGCCAATACCTACCTTGAGGGAACTTATAGCGAATTTTATCCCAATATTTCTCAAGATGCTGAGGGTATGAAACAACTGTTTAAACAGTTCTCTTTCCCTGGCGGAATTCCCAGTCATGTTGCTCCAGAGACTCCAGGCTCGATCAATGAAGGGGGAGAACTGGGTTACTCCCTTTCTCATGCTTATGGAGCAGCTTTTGATAACCCCGATTTACTGGTTGTTTGTGTAGTAGGAGATGGTGAAGCCGAAACAGGAGCTTTAGCTACTGCATGGCACTCAAATAAGTTTCTCAACCCTATTACCGATGGTGCTGTTTTGCCAATCCTGCATTTAAATGGGTACAAAATTGCCAATCCTGCGATCTTAGCTCGCATTCCCCACGAGCAGCTAAAAAGCTTGTTTGTCGGTTATGGGTACAGGCCTTACTTTGTTGATGTTGAGGGTTCTGATCCCGAAACTATGCACTCGGTTATGACTCAGACTTTAGAGACAGTTATGGCTGAGATTAAAGCGATCCAGCACGATGCTCGCCATAATGATAGTACCGAGATTCCCCAGTGGCCGATGATAATCCTGCAATCTCCCAAAGGCTGGACGGGGCCAAAAGAAGTTGATGGCAAAAAAACCGAGGGATTTTGGCGATCGCACCAAGTGCCTTTATCTGGGATGGCAACTAACCCCGAACACCTTAAACAGCTCGAAGCCTGGATGAAAAGTTATCAGCCAGAAGAACTCTTTGACGAAAATGGTCAGTTAATGCCCGAACTAGCAGCACTAGCTCCTACAGGCGATCGCCGTATGGGTGCAAACCCTCACGCTAATGGTGGTATTTTACTCAGAGATTTGAAGATGCCAGATTTTAGAGATTATGCCGTCGATGTTCCCCAACCTGGTAACGTTTATGCCGAAGCAACTCGGACGATGGGGAAGTTTTTGCGGGATGTGATGAAGTACAATCAGGACAAATTTAGGGTAGTAGGGCCAGATGAAACCGCTTCCAATCGTCTTAGTGCCCTATTTGAAGTAACCGATCGCACTTGGATGGCCCAAACTTTACTTGAAGATAATGATGGCGGTAACTTAGCCCAGGATGGTCGGGTAATGGAGGTCTTGAGTGAAAACACCTGTCAGGGTTTGCTTGAAGGCTATTTACTCACGGGTCGTCATGGCTTCTTTTCCTGCTACGAAGCGTTTATCCACATCATCGATTCGATGTTCAATCAACACGCTAAGTGGCTTAAAACAACCCGCGAAATTCCCTGGCGCAGACCTATTGCTTCTCTCAACTACTTATTGACTTCCCATGTCTGGCGACAGGATCATAATGGTTTTTCTCACCAAGACCCAGGCTTTATCGATCACGTCATGAATAAAAAGGCGGATATCATTCGCGTTTATTTACCACCCGATGCTAATACCTTGTTGTCCGTAACCGATCACTGTTTGCGAAGCCGTGATTATGTCAACGTTATTGTGGCGGGAAAACAGCCCCAGCTACAGTATTTGAATATGGATGAGGCAATTAGGCACTGCACCAAAGGAATCGGTATTTGGGAATGGGCAAGTAACGATCGCGGTGTTGAGCCAGATGTTGTCATGGCCTGTGCTGGAGATGTCCCAACCCTAGAAACTCTAGCTGCAACCGCGCTCCTACGCCAACATTTTCCCGAACTTAAAGTACGGGTAATCAACGTCGTCAATCTGATGAAGCTTCAGTCAGCCAGCGAACATCCTCACGGTTTATCAGACAAAGATTTCGATATCCTCTTTACTACAAATAAGCCAGTTATTTTTGCCTATCATGGCTATCCTTGGTTAATTCATCGTTTAACTTATCGACGGACGAACCACCATAACCTTCACGTGCGGGGTTATAAAGAAGAGGGAACTACAACTACTCCTTTCGATATGGTAGTCCTCAACGATCTCGATCGCTTCGATCTAGTTGCAGATGTCATCGACCGAGTACCGAAACTTGGGGCTGCTGCTGCTTATGCCAAAGAAATTATTCGCAACAAACTACTAGAACATAAGCAATATATCAGGAAACACGGCGAGGATTTGCCAGAGGTTCGTCAGTGGCAATGGCCTTATTCCAACATCGATCATTGA
- a CDS encoding response regulator, whose translation MTVKRILLVDDEASILAVARVGLKRTGWSVLTAASGREGIALAETEQPDAIVLDVMMPEMDGLATLKQLQDNPQVKDIPVIFLTAKTQKADRRRFYASGIKGFITKPFDPTTLASQISGFLGW comes from the coding sequence ATGACTGTCAAACGTATTTTACTGGTAGATGACGAAGCCTCTATCTTAGCAGTGGCTCGTGTCGGGTTAAAACGAACGGGGTGGTCGGTATTGACCGCAGCTTCGGGGCGAGAGGGCATCGCGCTTGCCGAAACCGAACAGCCAGACGCGATCGTCTTGGATGTAATGATGCCCGAAATGGATGGACTAGCAACTCTCAAGCAGCTACAAGATAATCCTCAAGTTAAAGATATTCCCGTAATTTTTCTAACTGCCAAAACTCAGAAAGCAGATCGCCGTCGCTTCTATGCCTCTGGTATTAAAGGATTTATTACTAAGCCTTTTGATCCTACTACTTTAGCAAGTCAAATTTCAGGCTTTTTGGGTTGGTGA
- a CDS encoding PAS domain S-box protein: MEPDYEHIIRERFKTLIANVPGAIYRCANDADWTMDFLSDEMMTISGYPAADFIQNQNRSIRSIIYPEDRDLVVREVQEAIARRKPYTIEYRLIRSDRTIIWIKDKGQGVFDPDGNLLWLDGIILDITERKWIESLQQIQNRTMSAIARGETLKNTLSELSEQIDRLSPNLTSTIMIMENDGRHLRPFVSSQLPQEYIRAIDRLPIGAKATSCGTAAYLGRRVIVSNIATDPLWADYQHLILPHGFQACWSEPIKSNTGKVLGTFALYFTEAKLPEPKELEIIEACANLASIAITRQQSEAVLQQSESQLRLITDALPALIAYVDNRQCYQFVNQTFGDWFGKSPTQIIGSHLQEILGEAYYQQIKHHLELALTGQTVTYETELELSDRSLHWVNVTHIPDLDKEGGVKGFISLISDISNRKATERMKDEFVSIVSHELRTPLTSIYGALKLLVTSPQSGLSEEDREMLNIAVTNTDRLVRLVNDVLDLERIESGKIQMLKQPCDAGDLIQSAIEVMQPMAKAGNITLIAEPISITINADGDHIHQTLTNLLSNAIKFSPQNSSVWVTVDNLEDEVLFKVIDTGRGIPADILGSIFERFKQVDASDSRDKGGTGLGLPICYKIIAEHGGRIWAESEFGKGSTFYFTLPKSGLL; encoded by the coding sequence ATGGAACCAGATTACGAACACATCATAAGAGAAAGGTTCAAAACTTTAATCGCCAATGTTCCAGGGGCGATCTACCGTTGTGCTAACGATGCTGATTGGACAATGGATTTTTTGAGTGATGAAATGATGACGATCTCAGGTTATCCTGCTGCCGATTTTATTCAAAATCAAAATCGGTCTATAAGAAGCATTATTTACCCAGAAGATCGCGATTTAGTTGTTCGAGAAGTCCAAGAGGCGATCGCCCGAAGAAAACCCTATACAATTGAATATCGACTTATTCGCTCAGATAGAACAATTATCTGGATCAAGGACAAAGGGCAAGGAGTTTTCGATCCAGATGGCAATCTTCTTTGGTTAGACGGAATTATCTTAGATATTACCGAACGTAAATGGATAGAAAGCTTGCAGCAGATTCAGAATCGAACGATGAGCGCGATCGCACGGGGAGAGACGCTCAAGAATACTTTATCAGAACTGAGCGAACAGATCGATCGTTTATCTCCAAATTTGACTTCGACTATTATGATAATGGAAAACGACGGCAGGCATTTACGACCTTTTGTTAGTTCTCAATTGCCCCAAGAATATATTAGGGCGATCGATCGTTTACCCATTGGAGCAAAAGCTACTTCTTGCGGTACGGCAGCGTATTTAGGTCGGCGAGTAATCGTTAGTAATATTGCTACCGATCCTTTATGGGCAGACTACCAACACCTAATTTTACCCCACGGTTTTCAAGCCTGTTGGTCTGAACCGATTAAATCAAATACGGGAAAAGTTTTGGGAACTTTCGCTCTGTATTTTACCGAAGCAAAACTACCCGAGCCAAAAGAGTTAGAGATAATTGAAGCCTGTGCTAATTTAGCCTCTATTGCTATTACTCGCCAACAATCTGAAGCTGTATTACAACAGAGCGAATCACAACTTCGTTTAATTACAGATGCACTACCAGCATTAATTGCTTATGTCGATAATCGACAGTGCTATCAATTTGTCAACCAGACTTTTGGAGATTGGTTTGGTAAATCCCCTACTCAAATTATTGGCAGTCATCTTCAAGAGATTTTGGGTGAGGCATATTACCAGCAAATTAAACATCATCTAGAATTAGCTTTGACAGGACAAACAGTAACCTATGAAACTGAGCTTGAATTGAGCGATCGCTCCTTACATTGGGTTAATGTTACTCATATTCCCGATCTTGATAAAGAAGGAGGGGTAAAAGGATTTATTAGTTTAATTAGCGATATAAGCAATCGCAAAGCTACCGAAAGAATGAAAGACGAATTTGTTTCGATAGTCAGTCATGAATTACGCACCCCCTTAACTTCTATTTATGGTGCTTTAAAATTGCTCGTCACCAGTCCTCAAAGTGGGTTATCAGAAGAAGACCGTGAAATGCTGAATATTGCCGTGACCAATACAGACCGCTTAGTGCGCCTGGTAAACGATGTCCTAGATCTAGAGCGCATCGAGTCAGGCAAAATCCAAATGCTGAAACAGCCTTGTGATGCCGGCGATCTAATCCAGTCAGCAATAGAAGTCATGCAGCCGATGGCAAAGGCTGGAAACATTACTTTAATAGCAGAACCTATTTCTATTACCATTAATGCCGATGGGGATCATATTCATCAAACCTTGACCAATTTACTTAGCAATGCCATCAAATTTTCTCCGCAAAATAGTTCAGTCTGGGTTACAGTCGATAACTTAGAAGACGAGGTTTTATTTAAAGTTATCGATACAGGGCGCGGCATTCCCGCAGATATACTGGGCAGCATTTTTGAGCGATTTAAACAAGTAGATGCTTCAGATTCGCGAGACAAAGGAGGTACTGGCTTGGGGTTGCCGATTTGTTATAAGATTATTGCAGAACACGGAGGTCGCATCTGGGCTGAGAGTGAGTTTGGTAAGGGAAGTACGTTTTATTTTACTTTGCCTAAATCTGGCTTATTATGA
- a CDS encoding response regulator, whose product MVFTRSPLKNKLLMLQLARKHILAIEVAKDLREIIKRSLGNTANWQVFSVNTIAEGLTLIETQQPDVILVEAELLERCDRQIWQQLQTTASNRSIPLIFMASRVRAMDRLQFQELGAAKAIAKPFDPKELVETISQVLK is encoded by the coding sequence ATGGTTTTTACTCGATCGCCTCTTAAAAATAAATTATTGATGTTACAGCTAGCTCGCAAACACATCTTAGCGATCGAAGTTGCTAAAGATCTTCGCGAAATTATTAAACGCAGCTTGGGAAATACGGCAAATTGGCAAGTGTTTTCGGTAAACACGATCGCTGAAGGATTGACTTTAATTGAAACACAGCAACCCGATGTAATTTTAGTCGAAGCCGAGCTGCTCGAACGATGCGATCGCCAGATTTGGCAACAACTACAAACTACTGCTTCTAATCGATCTATTCCCCTAATTTTTATGGCATCAAGAGTTAGAGCCATGGATCGACTTCAATTCCAAGAATTAGGTGCAGCCAAGGCGATCGCTAAACCTTTTGACCCAAAAGAATTGGTAGAAACGATTTCTCAAGTATTAAAGTGA
- a CDS encoding phosphoribosyltransferase produces MTRVFFNRQEAGQKLAQKLTAYTNHPQAIVLGLPHGGVPVAYEIAKTLNLPLDVCLVKKLGLPSHPETAMGAIAEDQLLPDYCGNITIINQNTAHLDGVDSEQIQALAARAKVELRWRDRCYRSFRPMLKIPQRSVIVVDDGIATGQTMEAAVTVLRRHKPEKIIIATPVASKSAIEHLAAKVDDFVCLMKPKSLVAVGFWYEDFTQIKDREVCDLLAQETCKTLAHQTSAMTR; encoded by the coding sequence ATGACCAGAGTTTTTTTTAATAGACAAGAAGCGGGACAAAAATTAGCTCAAAAACTTACCGCCTATACTAATCATCCTCAAGCAATAGTATTGGGACTACCTCATGGTGGCGTACCTGTAGCTTATGAAATTGCCAAAACTTTAAATCTTCCCTTGGATGTTTGTTTGGTCAAAAAATTAGGTCTGCCTAGCCATCCAGAAACAGCAATGGGTGCAATTGCCGAAGATCAACTGTTACCTGATTACTGTGGCAACATCACTATTATTAATCAAAACACGGCTCATCTTGACGGAGTTGATTCAGAACAGATTCAGGCACTTGCTGCTCGAGCAAAAGTTGAATTAAGATGGCGCGATCGTTGTTATCGAAGCTTTCGTCCCATGCTGAAAATTCCACAGCGTTCTGTTATCGTCGTTGATGATGGCATTGCTACGGGTCAAACTATGGAGGCTGCGGTAACTGTTTTGCGACGGCATAAGCCAGAGAAAATTATTATTGCTACTCCCGTGGCATCAAAGTCAGCTATAGAACACTTAGCAGCTAAAGTAGATGATTTTGTTTGCTTGATGAAACCCAAATCATTAGTTGCAGTGGGCTTTTGGTATGAAGATTTTACTCAAATCAAAGATCGAGAAGTATGCGATTTACTTGCTCAAGAAACTTGCAAAACTTTAGCTCACCAAACTTCAGCAATGACTCGTTAA